One Rissa tridactyla isolate bRisTri1 chromosome 1, bRisTri1.patW.cur.20221130, whole genome shotgun sequence DNA segment encodes these proteins:
- the LOC128902448 gene encoding 2-oxoglutarate receptor 1-like, whose product MNTTNDDSANPTTWQDTEGDFPNCTDVEVGLKTLYLPIMYSIIFLVGFPGNVIAICVYSFKMRPWKSSTIIMLNLALTDLLYLTSLPFLIHYYASGEHWIFGEFMCKFIRFGFHFNLYSSILFLTCFSAFRYVVIVHPMKFFHIQRKRWTVVVCTAIWVTSLAAVSPVHFLISLKEAQNRSLCLDLTSSENLGTIRWYNWLLTMFAFFLPLLTVTLCYALIIYTLATGPHTRACYKQKARRLAVVFLVVFYVCFLPFHVFRAARVELRLCPANCQLEKQIHSIYIISRPLAALNTCGNLLLYVVIGGNFQQAVLSLSRCKCSKYIQQPRSNN is encoded by the coding sequence ATGAACACAACAAATGACGACTCAGCCAACCCCACCACCTGGCAAGACACTGAAGGTGATTTTCCCAACTGCACTGATGTGGAAGTTGGTCTGAAGACTTTGTACCTCCCCATTATGTATAGCATCATCTTCCTGGTGGGATTTCCGGGAAACGTCATCGCGATTTGTGTTTACAGCTTCAAGATGAGGCCTTGGAAGAGCAGCACCATAATCATGCTGAACCTGGCTCTCACAGACCTGCTCTACCTCACCAGCCTTCCCTTCCTGATACACTACTATGCCAGCGGGGAGCACTGGATATTTGGTGAATTCATGTGCAAGTTCATCCGCTTCGGCTTCCACTTCAACTTgtacagcagcatcctcttcCTCACCTGCTTCAGTGCCTTCCGCTATGTAGTGATTGTCCACCCTATGAAGTTCTTCCACATCCAGAGGAAGCGGTGGACAGTGGTAGTTTGCACAGCCATTTGGGTGACCTCACTGGCAGCTGTCAGCCCCGTCCACTTCTTGATCTCCTTAAAAGAGGCACAAAACAGATCTTTATGCCTCGACCTTACCAGTTCTGAAAACCTGGGCACAATCAGGTGGTATAACTGGCTGCTGACGATGTTTGCCTTCTTCTTGCCCTTGCTGACGGTGACTCTGTGCTACGCACTCATTATTTACACCTTGGCTACCGGGCCCCACACGCGGGCTTGCTACAAACAAAAGGCTCGCAGACTCGCTGTCGTCTTCTTGGTGGTCTTCTATGTGTGCTTCCTCCCCTTTCACGTCTTTCGGGCGGCTCGTGTTGAACTACGGTTGTGTCCAGCCAACTGTCAGCTCGAGAAACAAATCCACTCCATCTATATCATCTCTCGGCCACTGGCTGCGCTCAACACATGTGGAAACCTGCTACTTTATGTCGTGATTGGAGGTAACTTCCAACAGGCTGTCCTCTCTCTTTCAAGGTGTAAGTGCAGCAAATATATCCAGCAGCCCAGGAGCAACAATTAA